One segment of Rhodopirellula baltica SH 1 DNA contains the following:
- a CDS encoding peroxiredoxin-like family protein yields the protein MTSKTNLLAITLAVAAISSDFCSGTATAVESTLKIVRSEPEVGRMAKDFELEVAAGQRSGTVRLSEITGEGPVVIAILRGFPGSQCPACAGQVADLVRHAHYFQARNAEVLLVYPGPASELKAKSKDFLEDTKLPAPFTMLLDPDYQLVSDYGLRWDAPHETAYPTTIVIGKDGKIDFVNISRTHRGRTTATTILDQL from the coding sequence ATGACTTCCAAGACCAATCTGCTGGCGATAACGCTGGCTGTGGCTGCGATAAGCAGCGATTTCTGTAGTGGTACCGCAACCGCCGTCGAATCGACACTCAAAATTGTTCGATCCGAACCCGAGGTGGGCCGCATGGCCAAAGACTTTGAATTGGAGGTGGCTGCGGGACAGCGTTCCGGCACAGTCCGCCTGAGCGAAATCACCGGCGAAGGCCCCGTGGTCATCGCAATCCTCCGAGGCTTTCCCGGTAGCCAGTGCCCCGCATGCGCTGGCCAAGTCGCTGACCTAGTCCGCCACGCTCACTACTTCCAGGCACGCAACGCGGAGGTCCTGTTGGTCTACCCCGGTCCTGCGTCGGAACTCAAAGCGAAGTCCAAGGACTTCCTCGAGGACACCAAACTCCCCGCCCCATTCACAATGCTGCTGGATCCAGATTACCAACTCGTGAGCGACTACGGACTTCGCTGGGATGCGCCTCATGAAACCGCCTACCCAACCACCATTGTGATCGGCAAAGATGGCAAGATTGACTTTGTGAACATCAGCCGAACTCACCGAGGTCGCACAACAGCGACCACCATTCTGGATCAACTTTGA
- a CDS encoding oxidoreductase family protein has product MTLTPESADWLQDISGATSIEEVHHVQTLWSGYGQILRVRLNQPHWPNLASSTDAMKFTSVIVKQISPPALEEQGGGHPRGWNTSQSHHRKLRSYEVESAFYSHHAHRCDGSCRVAKCLGQADFPSGQIMVLEDLDQAGYPVRHQGLDATGVDQGLRWLANFHASFLHTVEQADQWKDLWPIGTYWHLSTRPDEFDAMPAGELKDAANKLDNRLNQSEFQTLVHGDAKVTNMCFATKPNQPPAMVDFQYVGRGCGMKDVAYFLSSCVSESECQRNESRYLATYFEALRDAMSTRGIEQAEFTSLEISWRKLYPVAWADFVRFLEGWCPGHAKLTGYSRRMVELALDSLDDQHGHSHSD; this is encoded by the coding sequence TTGACACTGACGCCCGAATCGGCCGATTGGCTGCAAGACATCTCCGGAGCCACTTCGATTGAAGAGGTCCACCATGTCCAAACACTCTGGAGTGGTTACGGACAGATCCTACGAGTCCGACTGAACCAACCTCATTGGCCGAATCTGGCGTCGTCGACTGACGCGATGAAGTTCACCAGCGTCATTGTGAAACAAATCTCGCCGCCCGCTTTGGAAGAGCAGGGTGGCGGTCACCCTCGCGGATGGAACACATCCCAATCTCATCATCGCAAACTTCGATCTTACGAAGTGGAATCGGCTTTCTATTCTCATCACGCCCACCGATGTGATGGTTCCTGCCGAGTCGCGAAGTGCCTCGGCCAAGCCGACTTTCCGTCGGGACAGATCATGGTCCTGGAAGACCTCGATCAGGCGGGATATCCGGTCCGGCACCAAGGTCTCGATGCAACTGGCGTCGACCAAGGACTTCGATGGCTCGCGAATTTTCACGCGAGCTTCTTGCACACGGTCGAACAAGCCGATCAATGGAAAGACCTTTGGCCCATTGGCACTTACTGGCACCTGTCGACTCGCCCCGATGAATTCGATGCGATGCCGGCGGGAGAACTCAAAGATGCCGCGAATAAATTGGACAACCGATTGAATCAGAGCGAGTTCCAAACGCTGGTTCATGGCGATGCAAAAGTCACGAACATGTGTTTCGCGACCAAACCAAACCAGCCGCCCGCCATGGTGGATTTTCAATACGTCGGCCGAGGTTGCGGCATGAAAGACGTCGCCTATTTCCTGAGCAGCTGCGTCAGCGAGTCGGAATGCCAACGCAATGAGTCTCGTTATCTCGCGACCTACTTCGAAGCACTGCGCGACGCAATGTCAACTCGCGGCATCGAGCAAGCCGAATTCACGTCATTGGAAATTTCATGGCGTAAACTGTACCCGGTCGCTTGGGCTGACTTTGTTCGCTTCTTAGAAGGCTGGTGTCCCGGACACGCGAAACTGACGGGATACTCTCGCCGGATGGTCGAATTGGCCTTGGATTCACTTGACGATCAGCACGGTCACTCCCATAGCGACTAA
- a CDS encoding ATP-dependent Clp protease ATP-binding subunit, translated as MYERFTDRARKVMQLANQEAQRFNHEYIGTEHILLGLVKEGSGVAANVLKNLEVDLRKIRLEVEKLVQSGPEMVTVGKLPQTPRAKKVIEYSMEEARNLNHSYVGTEHILLGLLREQEGVAAQVLMNLGLKLEDVREEVLNLLGHGLEGAEVGERGGRGGDGEGSSGGSGSSKSGKSKTPALDSFGRDLTELAKKGELDPVIGREREIERAIQILCRRTKNNPVLLGEAGVGKTAIIEGFAQRVVGGEVPEILAEKRIVVLDLAMMVAGTKYRGQFEERIKAVMTEVRRVKNTILFIDELHTLVGAGGAEGAIDAANVLKPALARGEIQCIGATTLDEYRKYIEKDNALARRFQEIMVEPTGKTETIEILKGLRERYEEHHRVQFTDDAVVAAVEMSERYITARCLPDKAIDVIDEAGARVRLRTMTRPPDLKEIDEQVETLNKDKEDAVANQDFEKAANLRDQAEKLRKKKEQITQEWREKSQQTDGVVDEEIIAEVVSKMTGIPLTRLSTEDSLRLLKMEEELHKRVVSQSQAVTAVAKAVRRSRSGLKDPKRPTGSFIFAGPTGVGKTLLAKALAEYMFGDADALVHIDMSEYMEKHNVSRLIGAPPGFVGYEEGGQLTEKIRRRPYAVVLFDEIEKAHPDVFNMLLQVMEEGRLTDSFGRNVDFRNTILIMTTNAGAEAIKNESAFGFQKPDGDASYDSMKSRVMDQIERVFRPEFLNRLDDTIIFRHLTTTDLKGVIDFELSKVRERLLDRGLAIDLSDEAKEFLIKKGSNLDYGARPLRRAIEQRIEDPLGEELLRGAFEGKDTIIIDVHKDDSGKITRLNFEGESRGWADSDSEEETVPAASSDDQSKSDES; from the coding sequence ATGTACGAACGGTTTACTGACCGAGCCAGGAAAGTCATGCAATTGGCTAACCAAGAGGCTCAACGATTCAATCACGAATACATCGGCACCGAACACATTTTGTTGGGTTTGGTGAAAGAGGGCAGCGGCGTTGCTGCCAACGTATTGAAAAATCTCGAGGTCGATCTGCGAAAAATTCGCCTCGAAGTCGAGAAATTGGTGCAAAGCGGGCCTGAAATGGTGACCGTTGGCAAATTGCCACAGACACCACGTGCGAAGAAAGTCATCGAATATTCGATGGAAGAAGCTCGCAATCTCAATCACAGCTACGTCGGCACCGAGCACATTCTGCTGGGTCTGCTGCGTGAGCAAGAAGGCGTCGCCGCTCAAGTTCTGATGAACTTGGGGCTGAAGCTGGAAGACGTCCGCGAAGAAGTCCTCAACCTGTTGGGACACGGTCTCGAAGGCGCTGAAGTTGGCGAACGCGGTGGCCGTGGCGGCGACGGCGAAGGCAGCAGTGGCGGCAGCGGAAGCAGCAAGAGCGGCAAGAGCAAAACTCCTGCCCTGGATAGCTTTGGCCGCGACCTGACCGAACTGGCAAAGAAAGGTGAACTTGATCCAGTCATCGGCCGCGAACGAGAAATCGAACGCGCCATCCAAATTCTTTGCCGTCGTACGAAAAACAACCCCGTCCTGCTGGGCGAAGCCGGTGTCGGTAAAACCGCCATCATCGAAGGCTTTGCACAACGAGTTGTCGGCGGCGAAGTGCCTGAAATCTTGGCCGAGAAACGCATTGTCGTTCTCGACCTCGCCATGATGGTCGCTGGTACCAAGTACCGCGGTCAATTCGAAGAACGCATCAAAGCGGTCATGACCGAAGTGCGTCGCGTCAAGAACACGATTCTTTTCATCGATGAACTTCACACCCTGGTCGGTGCCGGTGGTGCCGAAGGCGCAATCGACGCTGCCAACGTTCTGAAGCCAGCTTTGGCTCGGGGCGAAATCCAGTGCATCGGTGCAACGACCCTGGACGAGTACCGGAAGTACATCGAAAAGGACAACGCCCTGGCTCGTCGTTTCCAAGAGATCATGGTCGAGCCAACCGGCAAGACGGAAACAATCGAAATCCTCAAAGGATTGCGTGAACGCTACGAAGAGCACCACCGAGTTCAATTCACCGACGATGCCGTTGTTGCGGCCGTCGAAATGAGCGAACGCTACATCACTGCGCGTTGCCTGCCTGACAAGGCTATCGACGTGATCGATGAAGCCGGTGCTCGTGTGCGTCTTCGCACCATGACTCGTCCACCAGACTTGAAAGAGATCGACGAGCAAGTCGAAACGCTGAACAAGGACAAAGAAGACGCGGTTGCCAACCAAGACTTCGAAAAAGCCGCCAACCTGCGTGATCAAGCCGAAAAACTTCGCAAGAAGAAAGAGCAGATCACTCAAGAGTGGCGTGAAAAGAGTCAGCAAACCGATGGCGTCGTCGACGAAGAAATCATCGCAGAAGTCGTCAGCAAAATGACGGGCATTCCATTGACTCGATTGTCAACGGAAGACTCCCTGCGTTTGCTGAAGATGGAAGAAGAACTGCACAAACGCGTCGTCAGCCAAAGCCAAGCCGTCACGGCCGTTGCGAAAGCTGTTCGCCGAAGTCGCTCGGGATTGAAAGACCCCAAGCGTCCTACCGGTTCGTTCATCTTCGCCGGTCCAACCGGTGTCGGTAAAACGTTGCTCGCCAAGGCGCTCGCCGAATACATGTTCGGTGACGCGGATGCGTTGGTGCACATCGACATGTCCGAGTACATGGAGAAACACAACGTTAGCCGTCTGATCGGTGCCCCTCCCGGATTCGTGGGTTACGAAGAAGGTGGTCAGCTGACCGAGAAGATTCGCCGGCGTCCGTACGCGGTCGTGCTGTTCGACGAAATCGAAAAGGCTCACCCCGATGTCTTCAACATGTTGTTGCAAGTCATGGAAGAAGGTCGCCTGACGGATTCGTTCGGACGAAACGTCGACTTCCGAAACACGATCTTGATCATGACCACCAACGCGGGTGCGGAAGCGATCAAGAACGAATCGGCATTCGGTTTCCAAAAACCCGATGGCGATGCGAGCTACGACTCGATGAAGTCTCGTGTGATGGACCAAATTGAACGCGTCTTCCGTCCTGAGTTCTTGAACCGTTTGGACGACACAATCATCTTCCGTCACTTGACCACGACCGACCTGAAGGGCGTGATCGACTTCGAACTGTCCAAGGTTCGCGAACGTTTGCTCGATCGTGGCTTGGCCATCGATTTAAGCGACGAAGCGAAGGAGTTCTTGATCAAGAAAGGCAGCAACCTCGATTACGGGGCTCGTCCACTTCGCCGTGCGATCGAGCAACGCATCGAAGACCCACTCGGCGAAGAATTGCTGCGTGGTGCTTTCGAAGGCAAGGACACGATCATCATCGATGTTCACAAAGACGACAGTGGCAAGATCACACGTCTGAACTTCGAAGGCGAAAGCCGCGGCTGGGCAGACAGCGATTCCGAAGAGGAAACCGTGCCTGCCGCCAGCAGCGACGATCAATCGAAATCCGATGAGTCGTAA
- the mch gene encoding methenyltetrahydromethanopterin cyclohydrolase encodes MKSATPDDLPRTGVEPDLSRSASECFESLWNGAIGMRSLPLTIAGARVLDAGVTCSGSLEAGLGLARLCLGDLANVRYVPATADDLVGLSVTIQTDHPVLSCLGGQYAGWPVSVADYFAMASGPMRCLRGKEAMLEQLHLSRQATDDDFAVGVLESDTLPGEDVIEAMADECGVDPSRLCLAVAPSTSIAGSAQVVSRSVETALHKLHALEFDVTRVVSAHGDAPLPPPAKKGDTIGGIGRTNDAMLYGARVTLWVDAEDDAIDSVASKVPSQSSDDHGRPFAEIFKQYEYDFYQVDPMLFSPAVVTIHSLQSGRTWRHGQISIDVMRKSFGL; translated from the coding sequence ATGAAATCCGCGACACCCGACGATCTTCCCCGAACCGGAGTGGAGCCTGATCTTTCCCGATCGGCGTCTGAATGCTTCGAATCCTTGTGGAACGGAGCGATTGGGATGCGTTCTCTGCCGCTGACGATCGCTGGAGCACGGGTATTGGATGCCGGTGTGACGTGCAGTGGCTCGCTGGAAGCGGGGCTTGGGTTAGCCAGGCTTTGTTTGGGTGATTTGGCGAATGTTCGGTATGTGCCGGCGACCGCCGATGATTTGGTTGGCTTGTCCGTCACGATCCAAACCGATCATCCGGTTCTGTCGTGTCTGGGTGGTCAATATGCCGGTTGGCCGGTTTCGGTCGCGGATTACTTTGCGATGGCGAGTGGGCCGATGCGGTGCTTGCGTGGCAAAGAAGCCATGCTCGAGCAACTGCATCTGTCGCGTCAGGCGACTGATGATGATTTCGCGGTCGGAGTTTTGGAATCTGACACGTTGCCCGGTGAGGACGTCATTGAAGCGATGGCGGACGAGTGCGGCGTCGATCCCAGTCGCCTGTGTTTAGCAGTTGCCCCGAGCACGAGCATCGCCGGCAGCGCTCAAGTTGTTTCGCGAAGCGTCGAGACCGCCCTGCATAAGCTGCACGCACTGGAGTTCGACGTGACCCGCGTGGTGTCCGCTCACGGCGACGCACCACTGCCTCCTCCCGCGAAAAAAGGCGATACGATTGGTGGGATTGGACGAACCAACGACGCAATGCTTTACGGTGCTCGAGTAACGCTTTGGGTCGATGCGGAAGATGACGCGATTGATAGCGTCGCGTCAAAGGTGCCGAGTCAATCCTCGGATGATCATGGACGACCATTCGCCGAAATCTTCAAGCAGTACGAATACGATTTTTATCAAGTGGACCCAATGCTGTTCAGTCCCGCGGTCGTAACGATCCACTCGTTGCAATCGGGAAGAACGTGGCGTCATGGCCAAATCAGCATCGACGTCATGCGAAAATCGTTTGGGTTATGA
- a CDS encoding anthranilate synthase component I family protein — translation MCLGEPTLAEAFFLHQWPDITRANFRSELIAMQQTAKNAHSAINKQKIPLWTHSLGRVGDLEDLFGRLAGTKHRLWFDSASDHEHDRGRYSFLAADPVGWLHASLTDPDPWPKLHNWCSRIADFGHSAELPPFCGGLAGLIPYEAAWWLEPTTRMPESFLGGRPQLGMAIGIYDWTIAVDHSSGEATLISNGLDSSLNADFERARRRGEDVLKRLSRTAQAPRTGAPPPNENLESIGHPTREAGVRSNFESQRYVEAVAEIIDRIRAGDSFQVNLAQTLSHPAMCEANELYRRLRQSNPAPYSVFFDVGTEQILSSSPEGFLQVRDRHVVTRPIKGTVPRTGDEIEDERLAQVLGGSAKDRAENIMIVDLMRNDLSIVCKDDSVRVSGLCEIECYQSVQHLVSTVKGDLRADVTISELLAACFPGGSITGAPKIEAMKTIARLERQPRGAYCGSIGYISVSGNADFNILIRTVTQRDGRWHFPVGGGVTARSEPQSELEETWTKAAGLLRAIRPAES, via the coding sequence GTGTGCCTCGGCGAGCCAACCCTCGCCGAGGCATTTTTTTTGCACCAATGGCCCGATATCACTCGGGCAAATTTTCGATCCGAATTGATCGCGATGCAGCAGACTGCCAAGAACGCCCACTCCGCTATCAACAAACAGAAGATCCCTCTGTGGACGCATTCGCTCGGCCGGGTCGGTGATCTGGAAGACCTGTTCGGAAGGCTTGCGGGAACGAAACATCGGCTCTGGTTCGACTCAGCGTCCGACCACGAACACGACCGAGGGCGATACTCGTTCCTGGCAGCAGACCCGGTCGGCTGGCTCCACGCCTCCCTCACAGATCCCGATCCGTGGCCCAAACTCCACAACTGGTGTTCTCGAATCGCGGACTTCGGCCACTCTGCCGAACTGCCTCCCTTTTGCGGCGGGCTGGCGGGACTGATTCCGTATGAAGCGGCTTGGTGGTTGGAACCAACGACCCGAATGCCGGAGAGTTTTTTAGGTGGTCGACCTCAACTTGGAATGGCGATCGGAATCTACGACTGGACCATCGCGGTGGACCACTCCTCCGGCGAAGCAACGTTGATCAGCAACGGCCTGGATAGCTCGCTGAACGCTGATTTCGAACGAGCACGCCGTCGTGGCGAAGACGTGCTGAAACGCTTGAGCCGAACCGCCCAAGCACCTCGCACCGGTGCACCGCCACCGAACGAGAACCTCGAATCGATAGGCCATCCAACAAGAGAAGCCGGCGTCCGAAGCAACTTCGAATCACAACGCTACGTCGAGGCGGTCGCCGAGATCATCGACCGAATCCGCGCGGGCGACTCTTTCCAAGTCAATCTGGCTCAGACACTTTCGCATCCTGCGATGTGCGAAGCAAATGAGCTCTACCGTCGCCTACGTCAATCCAATCCGGCACCTTACTCCGTCTTCTTTGATGTTGGCACCGAGCAAATCCTGAGCTCCTCACCGGAAGGATTTTTGCAGGTACGCGATCGCCACGTTGTCACGCGGCCGATCAAGGGAACCGTGCCGCGCACCGGAGACGAGATCGAAGACGAACGCTTGGCTCAGGTTCTCGGTGGTAGCGCAAAGGACCGAGCTGAAAACATCATGATCGTGGATCTGATGCGAAACGATCTATCCATCGTCTGCAAAGACGACAGCGTTCGCGTCTCCGGACTTTGCGAGATTGAATGCTACCAAAGTGTTCAACACCTCGTATCGACCGTCAAAGGCGACTTGCGTGCCGACGTCACCATCAGCGAGTTGTTGGCAGCTTGCTTCCCAGGTGGAAGCATCACCGGCGCTCCAAAAATCGAAGCGATGAAAACCATCGCCCGACTCGAAAGGCAACCACGCGGAGCCTACTGCGGATCGATCGGTTACATCAGCGTTTCCGGCAACGCTGATTTCAACATTTTGATTCGAACCGTCACTCAACGAGATGGCCGGTGGCACTTTCCCGTCGGCGGAGGCGTTACCGCTCGCAGCGAACCCCAAAGCGAACTCGAGGAAACCTGGACCAAAGCCGCGGGTCTTTTGCGTGCAATTCGACCGGCGGAAAGCTAA
- a CDS encoding ATP-grasp domain-containing protein, with translation MSHASVLVLGGRDALVGASRSQPLGRAATLGWHLSELQAAASRRSVQIHFADYESLRSQIGLGDDSEPSRSTVWCQRHDGSDSRERSLDEFSAVLTRTMPAGSLEQITFRLAVLHDFVRNQNRLKTTAVVNPPAALELAIDKFATLARVKSLGIATPATQVVQSRAAAMVAFEELGGDVVVKPIFGGEGRGVMRVCDTELAWTTFSTLTQMNAVCYVQRFVPPGGVDLRVLVVGQHAHAIRRRSESDFRTNVRGGGQSELVPMQASWEQSARSVCEDFGLKFAAVDWLETESGELQLIEVNGIPGWKGAQRVVQESIADQILEVLVSENE, from the coding sequence ATGAGTCACGCAAGTGTGTTGGTGCTGGGCGGACGAGATGCGTTGGTTGGGGCATCTCGTTCACAACCGCTCGGCAGAGCCGCGACGCTGGGATGGCATTTGTCCGAGTTGCAAGCTGCGGCTTCGCGAAGGTCGGTGCAAATTCACTTTGCTGATTACGAATCATTGCGAAGTCAAATCGGTCTCGGTGATGATTCGGAACCGTCGCGTTCGACGGTGTGGTGTCAGCGGCACGATGGATCGGATTCCCGCGAGCGATCTTTGGACGAATTCAGTGCCGTTCTGACGCGAACCATGCCGGCGGGTTCGTTGGAGCAAATCACGTTTCGGCTGGCGGTGTTGCATGATTTTGTTCGAAACCAGAACCGCTTGAAGACGACCGCAGTCGTCAATCCACCGGCCGCGTTGGAGCTCGCCATCGACAAGTTCGCAACCCTGGCTCGAGTGAAGTCGCTCGGCATTGCGACACCTGCAACACAAGTCGTGCAATCACGCGCCGCGGCAATGGTTGCTTTCGAAGAACTGGGGGGCGACGTCGTGGTCAAACCAATCTTTGGCGGCGAAGGTCGCGGCGTTATGCGAGTTTGCGACACGGAGCTCGCTTGGACCACGTTCTCGACTCTCACGCAAATGAACGCGGTTTGTTACGTTCAACGATTCGTGCCTCCCGGCGGGGTCGACTTGCGAGTTCTCGTCGTCGGCCAGCATGCTCATGCAATCCGTCGTCGCAGCGAATCCGACTTTCGCACCAACGTCCGAGGCGGCGGTCAAAGTGAGCTGGTTCCGATGCAAGCCAGTTGGGAGCAATCGGCCCGGAGCGTATGCGAGGACTTTGGGTTGAAGTTCGCCGCGGTCGATTGGCTGGAAACGGAGTCGGGCGAATTGCAATTGATTGAGGTCAACGGAATTCCCGGTTGGAAGGGAGCCCAGCGAGTCGTGCAAGAATCGATCGCGGATCAAATTCTCGAAGTTTTGGTGAGTGAAAATGAGTGA
- a CDS encoding fatty acid CoA ligase family protein has protein sequence MSDGPCGRESSQVLAETAGSSGNVASRLTAIAKILPGAIAIAEPSGPAKRDGSDRDYALTTFKTLDERSTQTARGLLASGIEPGMRMVSLVPFGAQFIELVFAMMKAGVVVVLIDPGMDRKHLVGCLQEVNPDGFLGIPKAQAIRTILRSKFPNAKRNITVGRRWFWGGKTLRQILELGDQNSSLSLPDVQTLDDAAVIFTTGSTGPPKGVAYTHQTFHAQIDRIRSRYEIRQGSRDLACFPLFGLFDAVMGVTTVIPDMDPTRPADVDPQKLIQAARQWEVDQAFGSPALWKTVTRWCEANAIGRPFPTLKRVLSAGAPVPAATLQSLRRFVHEEAKIETPYGATEALPIASIESRAVISETGPAASKGKGVCVGSRFDGVQWKVIEINDGPIASIDQTKELPRGKIGELIVSGPMVTRRYVTRADQNALHKVHDESGENAEQFWHRMGDVGYLDDQDRFWFCGRKAHRVVSSKRTFFTIPCESVFNVDEQVDKCALVGVGKPGEQTPVLVVQPIDLTIGSDATRAKELEARLRDRAARNPLTQRIDRFVIRDQPLPVDIRHNSKIFREKLAAELNGDTQ, from the coding sequence ATGAGTGATGGTCCATGCGGTCGAGAGTCGTCTCAGGTCCTCGCCGAAACCGCGGGCTCATCAGGCAATGTTGCGTCGCGACTGACCGCGATCGCGAAAATATTGCCGGGGGCGATCGCCATCGCGGAACCCTCTGGACCAGCCAAGCGTGATGGATCGGATCGCGATTATGCGCTGACGACTTTCAAAACGTTGGATGAGCGAAGCACTCAAACCGCTCGCGGGTTGTTGGCTTCGGGAATCGAGCCCGGAATGCGTATGGTCAGCTTGGTTCCGTTTGGAGCCCAGTTCATCGAGCTCGTTTTCGCGATGATGAAGGCTGGCGTTGTGGTCGTGCTGATTGATCCCGGGATGGATCGGAAACACCTGGTCGGTTGTTTGCAGGAAGTGAATCCGGATGGCTTTTTGGGGATCCCAAAAGCACAGGCAATCCGAACGATCTTGCGAAGCAAGTTTCCAAATGCGAAACGCAACATCACCGTTGGCAGGCGTTGGTTTTGGGGGGGCAAAACGCTCAGGCAGATTTTGGAGTTGGGCGATCAAAACTCATCGTTGTCACTTCCCGATGTTCAGACGCTCGATGATGCGGCGGTGATCTTCACAACGGGAAGCACTGGGCCGCCCAAAGGCGTCGCTTACACCCATCAAACCTTTCACGCCCAAATCGATCGGATTCGAAGTCGGTATGAGATTCGGCAGGGTTCACGTGATTTGGCGTGTTTTCCATTGTTTGGTTTGTTTGATGCGGTGATGGGAGTGACGACGGTCATCCCAGACATGGATCCGACACGACCCGCCGATGTGGATCCGCAGAAGTTGATCCAAGCGGCTCGACAGTGGGAGGTGGATCAAGCGTTCGGTTCACCGGCACTTTGGAAAACAGTCACACGTTGGTGCGAAGCGAACGCGATTGGCAGACCATTCCCAACCTTGAAGCGAGTTCTTTCAGCAGGGGCTCCCGTTCCGGCGGCGACACTGCAATCGCTTCGTCGATTTGTTCACGAAGAGGCCAAGATCGAGACTCCCTATGGAGCGACCGAGGCACTACCAATTGCGTCCATCGAGTCGCGTGCCGTCATCTCGGAAACTGGGCCTGCTGCATCCAAGGGCAAAGGTGTTTGCGTCGGTTCTCGGTTTGACGGTGTGCAATGGAAGGTGATTGAAATCAATGATGGTCCAATCGCTAGCATCGATCAAACCAAGGAATTGCCCAGAGGCAAAATTGGCGAGTTGATCGTGAGCGGACCAATGGTGACTCGGCGGTACGTCACGCGAGCGGACCAGAACGCTTTGCACAAAGTCCACGATGAGTCAGGCGAGAACGCGGAGCAATTTTGGCATCGAATGGGCGATGTGGGTTACCTCGATGACCAAGATCGTTTCTGGTTCTGCGGTCGAAAGGCGCATCGGGTCGTATCGTCCAAGCGAACGTTTTTCACCATTCCATGCGAGTCTGTTTTCAACGTGGACGAACAAGTCGACAAATGCGCATTGGTTGGTGTTGGAAAGCCGGGTGAGCAGACACCGGTGTTGGTCGTTCAGCCCATCGACCTAACGATTGGTAGCGATGCCACTCGGGCGAAGGAATTGGAAGCACGTCTTCGCGATCGAGCGGCTCGAAATCCACTGACCCAACGGATCGATCGTTTTGTCATTCGCGATCAACCGCTGCCGGTCGACATTCGGCACAACAGCAAAATCTTCCGCGAGAAGTTGGCTGCGGAATTGAATGGCGACACTCAATGA